In Serratia sp. FDAARGOS_506, a genomic segment contains:
- a CDS encoding DcrB family lipoprotein, with the protein MRKVAKLMGISLLALGLAACDGNTKDTKAAPDGAAASVPAGQQVSLLDGKLAFTLPVGMADQSGKLGNQANNMHVYADSTGQRAVIVILGDKTADSLETLAKRLENTQRARDANLQVITNKALDVNGVPLRQLDSIITSGGEKAYSSVLIGSLNNNMLTIQVTLPADNQQQAQTEAEGIISTLKLKQ; encoded by the coding sequence ATGCGTAAAGTAGCGAAATTGATGGGTATCAGCCTGCTGGCGCTTGGCCTCGCGGCCTGCGACGGCAACACCAAAGACACCAAGGCAGCACCTGACGGCGCGGCGGCCAGCGTGCCGGCCGGGCAGCAGGTGAGCCTGCTGGACGGCAAACTGGCGTTCACCCTGCCGGTCGGCATGGCGGATCAGAGCGGCAAGCTGGGCAACCAGGCCAACAACATGCATGTTTACGCAGACAGCACCGGCCAGCGCGCGGTGATCGTGATCCTGGGCGACAAGACCGCCGACAGCCTGGAGACCCTGGCCAAGCGCCTGGAGAATACCCAGCGCGCGCGTGACGCCAACCTGCAGGTGATCACCAACAAGGCGCTCGACGTCAACGGCGTGCCGCTGCGTCAGCTGGACAGCATTATCACCAGCGGCGGCGAAAAAGCCTATTCCTCCGTCCTGATCGGCTCGCTGAACAACAACATGCTGACCATTCAGGTGACGCTGCCGGCGGACAATCAGCAGCAGGCGCAGACCGAAGCCGAAGGCATCATCTCTACCCTGAAGCTGAAGCAGTAA
- a CDS encoding GNAT family N-acetyltransferase: protein MTPIVRTATLEEIHRLYQRIPEFGGLHSLADLQRRIGAAPASLLIAEIDGQPAGFKLGYQQRETVFYSWLGGVLPAFRRHGVAQALLAEQECWARAQGYRQLTVKTRNRFRAMLTMLLTHHYQIVQLEKKGEVADYRLLLEKNL from the coding sequence ATGACCCCAATCGTTCGCACCGCCACGCTCGAAGAAATCCACCGCCTGTACCAACGCATCCCCGAATTCGGCGGCCTGCATAGCCTGGCCGATCTGCAGCGGCGCATCGGTGCCGCTCCCGCCAGCCTGTTGATCGCCGAAATCGACGGGCAGCCGGCCGGTTTCAAGCTCGGTTATCAACAACGGGAAACGGTGTTTTACAGCTGGTTGGGCGGCGTGCTGCCGGCATTTCGTCGCCACGGCGTGGCGCAGGCGCTGTTGGCCGAACAGGAATGCTGGGCGCGGGCGCAAGGCTATCGCCAGCTGACGGTCAAAACCCGTAACCGGTTCCGCGCCATGCTGACGATGCTGCTCACTCACCACTATCAGATTGTTCAGCTGGAAAAGAAAGGCGAAGTGGCTGATTATCGGCTATTACTGGAAAAAAACTTGTGA
- a CDS encoding 7-cyano-7-deazaguanine/7-aminomethyl-7-deazaguanine transporter, whose product MYSFTAQQRFTALVWLSLFHIAIITSSNYLVQLPITVFGFHTTWGAFTFPFIFLATDLTVRIFGAPLARRIILAVMVPALFISYVISTVTYQGEWQGFAALGSFNLFVARIAVASFMAYVLGQILDVHVFNRLRQRSAWWVAPAAAMFFGNISDTLAFFFIAFYKSSDPFMANNWVEIALVDYSFKVMICLLFFLPMYGVLLNMLLKRIAARSGSLQPG is encoded by the coding sequence ATGTATTCGTTTACCGCACAGCAGCGCTTCACCGCGTTGGTCTGGCTTTCGCTGTTTCATATCGCCATCATTACCTCCAGCAACTACCTGGTACAGTTGCCGATCACCGTTTTCGGCTTCCATACCACCTGGGGCGCCTTTACCTTCCCGTTCATCTTCCTCGCGACCGATCTGACCGTGCGCATTTTCGGCGCGCCGCTGGCGCGACGCATCATCCTGGCGGTGATGGTGCCGGCGCTGTTCATCTCCTACGTGATCTCCACCGTCACCTATCAGGGAGAATGGCAGGGCTTCGCGGCGCTGGGCAGTTTTAACCTGTTCGTGGCGCGCATCGCCGTCGCCAGCTTTATGGCCTACGTGCTCGGCCAAATCCTCGACGTTCACGTCTTCAACCGCCTGCGTCAACGCAGCGCCTGGTGGGTGGCGCCGGCGGCGGCGATGTTCTTCGGCAACATCAGCGATACGCTGGCGTTCTTCTTCATCGCCTTCTACAAGAGCAGCGATCCCTTCATGGCCAACAACTGGGTGGAGATCGCGCTGGTAGATTACAGCTTCAAGGTGATGATCTGCCTGCTGTTCTTCCTGCCGATGTACGGCGTGTTGCTGAACATGTTGCTCAAACGCATCGCGGCGCGCAGCGGCAGCCTGCAGCCGGGCTGA
- the tusA gene encoding sulfurtransferase TusA, translated as MTDLFAQADQTLDALGLRCPEPVMMVRKTVRHMDNGETLLIIADDPATTRDIPGFCRFMEHTLVAQETEQVPYRYLLRKGV; from the coding sequence ATGACTGACTTATTTGCCCAGGCAGACCAGACGCTCGACGCGTTGGGCCTGCGTTGCCCGGAACCGGTGATGATGGTGCGTAAAACCGTGCGCCATATGGACAACGGCGAAACGCTGCTGATTATCGCCGACGATCCGGCCACCACCCGCGATATTCCGGGCTTCTGCCGCTTTATGGAGCACACGCTGGTAGCGCAGGAGACCGAGCAGGTGCCATACCGTTATTTGCTGCGTAAAGGCGTATAA
- a CDS encoding zinc/cadmium/mercury/lead-transporting ATPase, with protein MHNQHNHNHQEHHHAEGGCGCNHSHSKTQHGCSSEPKNAAAQAEHAHHHDHGDSGCCTAAPDDPDEESDRLAAAPPSGSQRFSWKVTGMDCPSCAKKIENAVTALPGVDSARVLFATEKLVVDAQSDISLRIQDAVAQAGFTLLGTQTTKAAAPKTSRFGEFAPLLLLTTLMVVSWVLDRVNPELGRIAFIATTLVGLAPVATKALRLIRSGTPFAIETLMSVAAIGALFIGATAEAAMVLLLFMVGELLESYAANRARRGVTALMELVPEDALLLQGTERKRVPVASLRPGDVIEIAPGGRLPADAELLNPFASFDESALTGESVPVERQQGEKVAAGSLSVDQAAQMKVISEPGKNAIDRILQLIEEAEERRAPIERFLDRFSRYYTPAIMLLAVAVILLPPLLFSQPWDTWIYRGLTLLLIGCPCALVISTPAAITSGLAAATRRGALIKGGAALEQLGQVQTIAFDKTGTLTEGKPTVTDVLPIGTLTEQRLLQLAAAVEAGSHHPLAQAIINRAAENGAELPLAQARRALAGVGVEGIVDGKTVLISAPGKLAPGLLDAQWQSQVDKLENAGKTAVVVLEDGAPIGLLALRDTLRGDAKQAIAELNALGIRGVMLTGDNPRAAAAIAGELGLDYRAGLLPEDKVSAVTELSELRPTAMIGDGINDAPAMKASSIGIAMGSGTDVALETADAALTHNRLVGVAEMIRISRATHANIRQNITIALGLKGVFLITSLLGLTGLWLAVLADSGATALVTANALRLLKKRS; from the coding sequence ATGCACAATCAGCACAACCATAATCATCAGGAACATCACCACGCCGAAGGCGGATGCGGCTGCAACCACAGCCACAGCAAAACTCAGCATGGCTGCAGCAGCGAACCGAAAAACGCCGCTGCACAGGCCGAACACGCCCACCACCACGATCATGGCGATAGCGGTTGCTGCACCGCCGCGCCCGACGATCCGGACGAGGAAAGCGACAGGCTGGCCGCCGCTCCCCCTTCCGGTAGCCAACGTTTCAGCTGGAAAGTCACCGGTATGGACTGCCCAAGCTGCGCCAAGAAAATCGAAAATGCCGTCACCGCACTCCCTGGCGTCGACAGCGCGCGCGTATTGTTCGCCACCGAGAAATTGGTGGTCGACGCACAGTCCGACATCAGCCTGCGGATCCAGGACGCGGTCGCCCAGGCCGGCTTTACTCTGCTCGGCACCCAGACAACCAAAGCCGCCGCGCCGAAAACCTCACGTTTCGGCGAATTCGCACCGCTGCTGCTATTAACCACCCTGATGGTCGTCAGTTGGGTGCTGGATCGAGTTAACCCGGAGCTGGGCCGCATCGCCTTTATCGCCACCACGCTGGTCGGATTGGCACCGGTCGCCACCAAGGCGCTGCGGTTGATTCGTTCCGGCACGCCGTTCGCTATCGAAACGCTGATGAGCGTCGCGGCCATCGGTGCGCTGTTCATCGGCGCCACCGCCGAGGCGGCGATGGTGCTGCTGCTGTTTATGGTCGGCGAACTGCTGGAGTCCTACGCCGCCAACCGCGCGCGGCGCGGCGTGACGGCGCTGATGGAGCTGGTGCCGGAAGATGCGCTGCTGCTGCAAGGCACGGAACGCAAACGCGTGCCGGTCGCCAGTCTGCGCCCTGGCGATGTGATAGAAATCGCACCCGGCGGACGCCTGCCAGCCGACGCCGAGCTGCTCAATCCGTTCGCCAGCTTCGACGAAAGCGCCCTGACCGGCGAATCGGTGCCGGTCGAGCGCCAACAGGGCGAGAAAGTGGCCGCCGGCAGCCTGTCCGTCGATCAGGCGGCACAGATGAAGGTGATCTCCGAGCCCGGCAAAAACGCCATCGACCGCATTCTGCAACTGATCGAAGAAGCTGAAGAGCGCCGCGCGCCGATCGAACGCTTCCTCGATCGCTTCAGTCGCTATTACACCCCGGCCATTATGCTGCTGGCCGTCGCGGTGATCCTGCTGCCGCCGCTGCTGTTCTCGCAGCCTTGGGATACCTGGATCTATCGCGGTCTGACGCTGCTGCTGATCGGCTGCCCATGCGCGCTGGTGATCTCGACTCCGGCGGCCATCACATCCGGACTGGCGGCTGCCACGCGGCGCGGTGCGCTGATTAAAGGCGGCGCGGCGCTGGAACAACTGGGGCAGGTGCAAACCATCGCCTTCGATAAAACCGGTACCCTGACCGAAGGCAAGCCGACGGTGACCGACGTGCTGCCGATCGGCACGCTCACCGAACAACGGCTGCTGCAGCTTGCCGCGGCGGTGGAAGCCGGTTCACATCACCCGCTGGCGCAGGCGATCATCAACCGCGCCGCCGAAAACGGGGCTGAGCTGCCGCTGGCGCAGGCGCGCCGCGCGCTGGCCGGCGTCGGCGTGGAAGGGATCGTGGACGGCAAGACCGTGCTGATCAGCGCGCCGGGCAAGCTGGCACCGGGCCTGCTCGACGCCCAATGGCAGAGTCAGGTAGACAAGCTGGAAAACGCCGGTAAAACGGCGGTGGTGGTGCTGGAAGACGGCGCGCCCATCGGCTTGCTGGCGCTGCGCGATACGCTGCGCGGCGACGCCAAACAGGCGATAGCCGAACTGAACGCGCTGGGTATTCGCGGCGTGATGCTGACCGGCGACAACCCGCGCGCCGCCGCAGCGATCGCCGGCGAGCTGGGCCTCGACTATCGCGCCGGTCTGCTGCCGGAAGATAAGGTCAGCGCGGTTACCGAACTGAGCGAACTGCGCCCGACGGCGATGATCGGCGACGGGATCAACGACGCCCCGGCGATGAAGGCCTCCAGCATCGGCATCGCCATGGGCAGCGGCACCGACGTGGCATTGGAAACCGCCGACGCCGCCCTGACCCACAACCGGCTGGTGGGCGTCGCGGAGATGATCCGCATCTCGCGCGCCACCCACGCCAATATCCGGCAAAACATCACCATCGCATTGGGGCTGAAGGGGGTCTTCCTGATCACCAGCCTGCTGGGGCTGACCGGTTTGTGGCTGGCGGTGCTGGCCGACTCCGGCGCCACCGCGCTGGTCACCGCCAACGCGCTGCGGCTGTTGAAAAAGCGCAGCTAA
- a CDS encoding serralysin family metalloprotease, giving the protein MQSTKKAIEITESNFAAAKTGYDAVADLLHYHERGNGIQINGKDSFSNEQAGLFITRENQTWNGYKVFGQPVKLTFSFPDYKFSATNVAGDTGLSKFSAEQQQQAKLSLQSWADVANITFTEVAAGQKANITFGNYSQDRPGHYDYGTQAYAFLPNTIWQGQDLGGQTWYNVNQSNVKHPATEDYGRQTFTHEIGHALGLSHPGDYNAGQGNPTYRDASYAEDTRQFSLMSYWSETNTGGDNGGHYAAAPLLDDIAAIQHLYGANLSTRTGDTVYGFNSNTGRDYYSTTSNSQKLIFAVWDAGGNDTFDFSGYTANQRINLNEKSFSDVGGLKGNVSIAAGVTIENAIGGSGNDVIVGNAANNVLKGGAGNDVLFGGGGADELWGGSGQDTFVYTAASDSAPGASDWIRDFQKGIDKIDLSFFNKEAQSSDFIHFVDHFSGAAGEALLSYNASNNVTDLAVNIGGHQAPDFLVKIVGQVDVATDFIV; this is encoded by the coding sequence ATGCAATCTACTAAAAAGGCAATTGAAATTACTGAATCCAACTTCGCAGCCGCCAAAACCGGCTACGATGCTGTAGCCGACTTGCTGCATTACCATGAGCGTGGCAACGGGATTCAGATTAATGGCAAGGATTCATTTTCTAACGAGCAAGCTGGGCTGTTTATTACCCGTGAGAATCAAACCTGGAACGGTTACAAGGTATTTGGCCAGCCGGTTAAATTAACCTTCTCCTTCCCGGACTATAAGTTCTCTGCCACCAACGTCGCCGGCGACACCGGGCTGAGCAAGTTCAGCGCGGAACAGCAGCAGCAGGCTAAGCTGTCGCTGCAATCCTGGGCCGACGTCGCCAACATCACCTTCACCGAAGTGGCGGCCGGTCAAAAGGCCAACATCACCTTCGGCAACTATAGCCAGGATCGCCCCGGCCACTATGATTACGGCACTCAGGCCTATGCCTTCCTGCCGAACACCATTTGGCAGGGCCAGGATCTGGGTGGCCAGACCTGGTACAACGTCAACCAATCCAACGTGAAACATCCGGCGACCGAAGACTACGGCCGCCAGACGTTTACCCATGAGATTGGCCATGCGCTGGGCCTGAGCCATCCGGGCGATTACAACGCCGGTCAGGGCAATCCGACCTACCGTGACGCCAGCTATGCGGAAGACACCCGCCAGTTCAGTCTGATGAGCTATTGGAGTGAAACCAACACCGGTGGCGACAACGGCGGTCACTACGCCGCCGCTCCGCTGCTGGACGATATTGCCGCCATTCAACACCTGTATGGTGCCAACCTGTCGACCCGCACCGGCGACACCGTGTATGGCTTTAACTCCAATACCGGCCGCGATTACTACAGCACCACCAGCAACTCGCAAAAACTGATCTTTGCGGTCTGGGATGCGGGCGGCAACGATACCTTCGACTTCTCCGGTTACACCGCGAACCAGCGCATCAACCTGAATGAGAAATCGTTCTCCGACGTGGGCGGTTTGAAGGGTAACGTGTCGATCGCCGCCGGCGTGACCATCGAGAACGCCATTGGCGGTTCCGGCAATGACGTGATCGTCGGCAACGCGGCCAACAACGTACTGAAAGGCGGCGCGGGCAACGACGTGCTGTTCGGCGGTGGCGGGGCGGATGAGCTGTGGGGCGGTTCCGGCCAGGATACCTTCGTGTACACCGCCGCCAGCGATTCTGCACCGGGTGCTTCGGACTGGATCCGCGACTTCCAGAAAGGGATCGACAAAATTGATCTGTCGTTCTTCAACAAAGAGGCGCAGAGCAGCGATTTCATTCACTTCGTCGATCACTTCAGCGGCGCGGCCGGTGAAGCGCTGCTCAGCTACAACGCGTCCAACAACGTAACCGATCTGGCGGTGAACATCGGGGGGCATCAGGCGCCGGACTTCCTGGTGAAAATCGTCGGTCAGGTAGACGTCGCCACCGACTTTATCGTGTAA
- a CDS encoding AprI/Inh family metalloprotease inhibitor, which yields MKGTLTRTALAAGGMMVTSAVMAGSLALPTAQSLAGQWQVADSERQCQIEFLANEQSETNGYQLVDRQRCLQSVFAAEVVGWRPAPDGIALLRADGSTLAFFSRDGDLYRNQLGADDVLTLKALA from the coding sequence ATGAAAGGTACTTTAACGCGCACCGCTCTGGCGGCGGGCGGCATGATGGTGACGAGTGCGGTCATGGCCGGCAGTTTGGCGCTGCCGACCGCGCAGTCGCTGGCGGGGCAATGGCAGGTTGCCGACAGCGAACGGCAATGCCAAATCGAGTTTTTGGCAAATGAGCAAAGTGAGACCAACGGCTATCAGCTGGTGGATCGGCAACGTTGTCTGCAAAGCGTGTTTGCGGCCGAGGTGGTGGGCTGGCGCCCGGCGCCGGACGGCATCGCCCTGCTGCGGGCGGATGGCAGCACGCTGGCGTTCTTCTCGCGTGACGGCGATCTGTATCGCAATCAGCTGGGGGCCGATGATGTCCTGACGTTGAAAGCGTTGGCTTGA